CACTAGGGCCGCAGCACAGTTTCCCGCTGGACACCTTCCGCGGCATGCTGCGCTCGAACGGCCTCGACGATTCGCTGCGTCAGGCCGTGCTCGACTCGCCGATGTTCACCGCGCGCTGGCGCTGGAACCTGGGGCGCGCTCTCGCCGTGCTGCGCTTCCGGGGGGGGCGTCGGAATCCGCCGCCGATCCAGCGGATGGAAGCCGATGATGTGATGGCGGCCGTGTTCCCCGGTCTGGCCCAGTGTCAGGAGAACCAGGCCGGCCCGATCGAGCTGCCGGACCATCCGCTCGTGAATCAGACGCTCTACGACTGTCTGCACGAGGCGATGGACGTAGAAGAAGCCCGGACCCTGGCCGAGGGGATCGAGGCCGGCACCCTCGAGCTGCTCTGCTGCGACACGAGCGAGCCGTCTCCGCTCTCCCACGAGATCCTGAACGGCAAGCCGTACACCTTTCTCGACGACGCGCCCCTCGAAGAGCGACGCACCCGGGCCGTCGCGCTGCGCCGCGGGTTGCCCGAGACGGCGCGCGACCTCGGGCTCCTGGACACGGCCGCGATCGAGCGGGTGCGCGACGAGGCGGCCCCGACTCCCCGCGACCTCGAGGAGCTGCACGACCTGTTGCTCTCGCTGGTCGCGGTGCCGGCCCGGGATGTGTGGCAGGAGTGGTTCGCGGCGCTCGAGCGCGCGGGGCGGGCGACCGCCTTCGAACGCGATGGGGTAGTGCGCTGGGTGGCGACCGAGAAGCGAGCCGCGGCGTCCCGACTCTATTCCGAGGTCGACGGTCCGTCCGGAGAGACGCCGCCCTCGGAAGACGACGCGCTGGCGGAGCTCGTGCGCGGGCACCTCGCCATCACCGGTCCCGCCACCGTAGAGGACCTGGCGCTCCAGACGGCGCTCGGTGCGTCCCGCGTCGAGCGGGCCATCGCGACGCTCGAGGCGAGCGGGTTCCTGTTGCGGGGCCGCTTCCATCCGGCGGCCGACCGCGAGGAGGTGTGCGCGCGCCATCTGCTCGCGCGGATCCACGCCTACACCCAGCAGCGCCTGCGCCGGGAGATCGAGCCCGTCACGGCCCAGGACTTCCTCCGCTTCCTCTTCGAATGGCAGGGCGTCGCGCCGCGGGCGCAGCGCCAGGGCGTCTCGGGGGTCGCCACGACCGTCGAGCAGCTGCAGGGGCTGGAGCTCGGGGCGGGAGCCTGGGAGCGCGACGTGCTTCCCGCGCGCGTGGCGCACTATCGGGCCCGCTGGTTGGACGACCTGTGTCTGTCGGGAGAGGTGTGTTGGGGGCGCTTCGCCGCCTCGGCGTCGAAAGGCGCGCAAGCCGACGCGCGGTCTTCGCGGTCGCCTTCACGCGCCACGCCGATCACGCTGGTGTGTCGCGAAGAGCTTCCCCTGTGGATGTCCGCGCTACGGAGCGACGCCGATACCGCGCCCGTGTCCGAGGCCGGCCGACGTGTCGAGGCGGCGCTTGTCGCCGGCGGCGCCCTGTTTCGGAGCGAGTTGGTCGCGCGCACGGGCCTGGACGAGCAGGCGCTCTCGGTGGCGCTCTGGGATCTCGTGGCCCGGGGACGCATCAGCTCGGACGGCTTCCACGCGCTGCGCCGACTGCTGGGCCGCAGCCCGCGCCGGGCGCGCGCGCCTCAGGGGCGCTCGTCGCGGGGATTGCGGGGCGCCGACGGTCGCTGGTCTCGCCTCGTGGCCGCGTCCGACGAGATCGACGCGGACACCCGGGCCGACCGCGTGGCCCTGCAGCTGCTCGCGCGTTGGGGCGTCGTGTTCTTCGACCTGCTGGCGCGGGAGAATCTCGCGCTGCCCTGGCGCACCCTCTTGCTGGCCCTGCGTCGGCTCGAGGCCCGCGGCCAGGCGCGCGGGGGCCGTTTCGTGACGGGCTTCTCCGGCGAGCAGTTCGCGCTTCCCGACGCGCTCACGAAGCTGCGCCAGGTGCGGAAGCGCCCCAGGGGTGGAGAAGAGGTCTCGGTCGCAGCGGCGGATCCGCTGAATCTCGTCGGGATCCTGACTCCTGGACCGCGCGTGCCCACGACGGCGAACCGCCGCGTGCACTACCGCGACGGATTGCCCATCGAAGCCGAGGAAGCGGCGCTTCCCGCGCAATCCCTGGGCGCGCCTTGAGCCATACGTCCGATCGCCCGCTTACGTCGGATCCCCGGAGTGCCGATGCGCCTTCCATGGCTTCCGACGCACGGCCGCTCGCAGGCGGCGGATCCACGGCGCGCCTGCTGCGTCACTACGACGCCAAGTACGGAGCGGGCACCGCTGGCCCGCCGGCGGTGGCTACGGCGCCCGCCGGCGCTCCGCAGAACCGACACGAGGCGTGCCTGCACTACCTGCCGCAGCACTTTCACGGTGGAGCGATCCTCGAGGTGGGGGCCGGCGACGGACGCCTGGCGCGCGGTCTGGCGGCGCAGGGCATCGGATTCGAGCGCTATGTCGCCACCGAGGCCTCGCGTGCACGCCTCGCGGGGCTGGAGCGCAGCCTGGAGGATCCGCGTTTCGAAGCGGCCCATCTCGATCTCGAACAGGCGTCTCCCGAACACGATGCGCGCTACGACGCGGTTATCTTGCTCGCGTTGGTCGAACACCTGGTCGATCCGATCGAGGCGCTCCAGCGCGTGCGCGGCTTCTTGAAGCCTGGCGGCATTGCGTTCATCGACACACCCAACGTTGCCAAGTACACGCGAC
The DNA window shown above is from Myxococcota bacterium and carries:
- a CDS encoding DEAD/DEAH box helicase, translated to MDALAPFHPLLRAWFERRFPEGPTEPQCLGWPSIAAGRDTLIAAPTGSGKTLAAFLVCIDRLLREAPASGETSGVQVLYVSPLKALATDIRENLLGPLAELRKLGLERGETLPEIRVETRSGDTSASQRAKLLRRPPHILVTTPESLYLMLTAERSRAALQSVRTVIVDEIHATARDKRGAHLALSLERLQALCTSRPTRVGLSATQRPVERVARLLVGNSADATTADGRPRCAIIDVGHRRTLDLGLWVPGSELGAVASMEQWGEVLDEIARLVDEHKTTLVFSNTRRLAERVAHALAERVGEERVAAHHGSLSKERRAKVEGRLRAGDLSVLVATASLELGIDIGPVELVCQLGSPRSMATFLQRVGRSGHRRSAVPKGRLFPTSRDELVECAALLRGVRAGRLDEVRPPKAPLDILAQQIIAACAAEAWKETELFDLVRCAAPYVDLSREDFDSVVELVSEGIETGRGRRAAYVHRDRVGGMLRGRRGARLAALTSGGAIPETGDYRVVADPDDTFVGTVNEDWAIESMAGDIFLLGSTSWQIRRVEAGVVRVRDARGAPPTIPFWLGEAPARTPELSDEVADLREALEARFDDPRGESAPAFLEREAGLDLASAAQVVDYLAAARQALGGLPTRRRIVLERFFDDSGGMQLVVHAPFGGRTNRALGLVARKRICRSFDFELQAAANDDAFVLSLGPQHSFPLDTFRGMLRSNGLDDSLRQAVLDSPMFTARWRWNLGRALAVLRFRGGRRNPPPIQRMEADDVMAAVFPGLAQCQENQAGPIELPDHPLVNQTLYDCLHEAMDVEEARTLAEGIEAGTLELLCCDTSEPSPLSHEILNGKPYTFLDDAPLEERRTRAVALRRGLPETARDLGLLDTAAIERVRDEAAPTPRDLEELHDLLLSLVAVPARDVWQEWFAALERAGRATAFERDGVVRWVATEKRAAASRLYSEVDGPSGETPPSEDDALAELVRGHLAITGPATVEDLALQTALGASRVERAIATLEASGFLLRGRFHPAADREEVCARHLLARIHAYTQQRLRREIEPVTAQDFLRFLFEWQGVAPRAQRQGVSGVATTVEQLQGLELGAGAWERDVLPARVAHYRARWLDDLCLSGEVCWGRFAASASKGAQADARSSRSPSRATPITLVCREELPLWMSALRSDADTAPVSEAGRRVEAALVAGGALFRSELVARTGLDEQALSVALWDLVARGRISSDGFHALRRLLGRSPRRARAPQGRSSRGLRGADGRWSRLVAASDEIDADTRADRVALQLLARWGVVFFDLLARENLALPWRTLLLALRRLEARGQARGGRFVTGFSGEQFALPDALTKLRQVRKRPRGGEEVSVAAADPLNLVGILTPGPRVPTTANRRVHYRDGLPIEAEEAALPAQSLGAP
- a CDS encoding class I SAM-dependent methyltransferase, which produces MASDARPLAGGGSTARLLRHYDAKYGAGTAGPPAVATAPAGAPQNRHEACLHYLPQHFHGGAILEVGAGDGRLARGLAAQGIGFERYVATEASRARLAGLERSLEDPRFEAAHLDLEQASPEHDARYDAVILLALVEHLVDPIEALQRVRGFLKPGGIAFIDTPNVAKYTRRLKLLFGRFPATASRDEGLATFDGAPVDLHDEGHLHYFTYRSLSRLLFERCGFREVTPAPYASGPHWLGRGVGGWLARLRPQLFSELCVVARA